TCTATCTGGTTATAATAAAAACTCACAAGGATGTATTGCATTCAACAGAGAATTGATATACTGGGGGCTTAATTACCATTCATCCGTTTCAGCCTTGCGAACCCGAGGGGCTTATGGCGTTAGCATAGCCGATAACAAATCTAAGATAATTGGAGGCTCGTTTGATATCTCACCACTGGGGAGCCGATGCAATTAGGTCTGTAGCCTGTTTCGCGGGCAAAGGTTTAGAAAACAGATATCCCTGACCAAAATCGCAGTTTAAAGTTCTCAGTTGACCTAACTGTTCGGTTGTTTCAATTCCTTCTGCGATCGCGCTCATTCCCAGTGCCCTAGCAATGCTAATAATTGCTGGAACAAGCCCCACATTGTCGGGATTTACGTCCAAGCGCTGAACAAACGAACGGTCAATTTTGATGTTATCAACAGGAAAAGAATGTAGGTAACTTAGGGAAGAATAACCCGTCCCGAAGTCATCGATACTCAACTGAACTTGCCGTTCTCTCAGTTGTTGGAGAATAGCAGTAGCTGATGTAGCGTTATCCATAATTGCACTTTCTGTAATTTCTAACTTTAAGCTTTGGGGAGCAAGTTGAGTCTCTCCTAAAATTTGGTCAATTTGCTCAATTAAATTGGGTTGAGCAAACTGCCGTGCAGAAATATTCACGCTCATAGTCAGAGGATAATCTGTGAGTTTTTCTTGATGCCATAGACGAAGTTGATGGCAAGCTTCCCGTAAAACAAAGTTACCGATAGGGTTAATTAAACCCGTTTCTTCTGCTATAGGAATAAACAACACTGGAGAAACCATTCCTCTTTGGGGATGATACCAGCGCACCAGTGCCTCAAACCCAACAATGCTACCGCTGTCCAGAGCAACAATAGGCTGATAGTGGACGGTAAATTCTTGCTGATTGACGGCTTTACGCAAGTCAGTCTCTAGATGTAAAACCTGGAGAGCAGCATCGTGCATTGCAGGGTCAAAAATGCGATACTGACCTTTTCCTAAAGTTTTTGCGCGATACATAGCCGTATCCGCATCACGCAATAAATGTTCTGGGCGCTCGTAATTAAGATTGCCCAAAGTTATGCCAATGCTGGCATTTATAAAAACTTTTTGCCTTTTAAGCTCAAAAGGAAAAGAGAGTGCTTTAAGTATTTGCTCGGCTACTTGGGTTGCAGTGTTGATATTTTCAATATTATTTAGGAGAATGGCGAATTCATCACCCCCCATCCGCGCTAGAGTATCGCCTTCGAGTAGGGTTGCTTCTAAACGACCAGCAAGGGCAACCAGCAGTTCGTCGCCAACAAAATGGCCAAGAGAATCATTGACGATTTTAAAGCGATCGCAGTCGAGAAACAACACGGCAAACTGATAGGTGGAATCTTTATTGGCACGGTTGAGAACTTCCTCTAGACGCTGGGTGAATAAAACTCGATTTGGCAAGCCTGTCAGAGCATCAGAAAATGCCATTTTCAGCAGTTTGTCTTCCAGAAGACGACGTTCGCCGATCTCCCGCGTCAGGTCTTCATTAGCTACTTCTAGCTCGCGAGTGCGCTCTTGAACTCGCCTTTCGAGTTCGGAATTAAGTTGTTTGTTTTTTATTTTCGCAGCTCTAAGTGCCAGTTGATTTTGCACGCGCAATAAAACTTCTTCAAGTTGAAATGGCTTAGTAATATAGTCTGCTCCACCGACACCAAACGCTTTTACTTTGTCTAGACTTTCGCTAAGAGCGCTCAAAAAAATTACGGGAATAGAGGCAGTTTTTGGATCGGATTTCAGTTTTTCACAAACTTCATACCCAGTCATGCTGGGCATCATAATATCCAGCAAAATCAGATCCGGAATAACAGTTTGCACAGCCTTTAGCGCCATATGCCCGCTTAAAGCCTTGCGGACGTTATACCCCTGTTTTACCAGCATCGTAGATAGGAGGCGCAAATTTTCTGGTATATCGTCAACAATAAGAATGTCTTCTTGGGTGGCGTCAAAATGATGAGAATCACTCTCGCTTTTGGGGCGATCGCTCGTGCCAATATGTTCGTTTATATCACTCATAATGAATAATTGCCCTTTTGTTAATTATCCAATTTTTAATCGACAAATGCCTCAGCTAAGTTGATGACTTCATCAAACTGAAAGCTATCCACTAAGTTCCTCAAAGTAATACCCAAAGAAGAATTCTCTGCGGGTATTTGCTCAATTAGATCGAAAATCAGCATATCGCTGCCTTGAGCAGCTGCATGGTATAGCTGTTCTATCCACTGACTCGGCATGCGGGAAATTTGAAGCGCGAGGTCGGCATTATTTGTAACGTCTTCTGGGTTTTCCCTCCCGTTTTCTGTGTGTAATGCTTCCTCTTCGTAGAGATATCGCACTCCTACATATTCGCTCATTTTTGCGAGCAACTCCTCTTCTCGAAAGGGTTTACGCATGAAGTCATCACATCCGGCTGATAAAATAAGTTGTCGCTCATCTTCAAAGGCGCTGGCAGTCAAGGCAATAATTACCGTTGCCTCACCATTAACTGAAGCTCTAATCTGTTTGGTACTTTCATATCCGTCCATAACGGGCATCCGCATATCCATCCAAATCAGGTGCGGCTGCCAAATTTGCCACACGGCTAAGGCTTCTTGACCGTTCTCAGCCTCGCGCACGTCAAAGCCTAATGAGCTGAGTAGCCTGACTAAGAGGAAGCGGTTAGTCGGCTTATCTTCCGCGACTAGAATGCGATAAGTAGGTTGGTCAGGTGCTAAACCAATAATTTTTTTACTAATAGGAGCGCTTGTTTTAATCGGAGTACCGTCAACCGCACTCACCAAGATATTAAATACAAAGCGAGTTCCCAAACCCAACTTACTACTGACAGCGATCGCTCCCCCCATCAATTCCACAAACTTGCGACTAATGGGTAAACCTAAACCTGTTCCTTGACCGGATTTCAAACCTGTTGCAGTTTGTCCGAAGGCTTCAAATAAATTATCAAACTCCCTAATGTCAATGCCGCAGCCTGTATCTTCAACTTCAAACATTAGGCATTGGCGATTGAGGAAATCGGGTTCGGTACTGGAAATTAGGGGCAATGAAGATTGGGAGTCGGGAGTCCACATTATCCCTTCACCAGCCACCAGTTCCCTGCCCTCTGTTCCCTGTTCCCCCCTTACTCGCAATGTAACGCTCCCTTTTTCTGTAAATTTAATGGCATTGCCGAGGAGGTTAATCAAAATTTGACGCAGTTTAGTTGCGTCGGTTTTTATATATTGGGGTACATTAGGGGCGCGCTCGAAGGTAAGTGTAAGACGCTTGGATGTTGCTTTGAGTTGTAGCATCTCTTCGATACTATCGAGCAGATGATATAGGTCAACGTCATTTTCGTACAAGGTGATTCGCCCCGCCTCGATTTTTGACATTTCCAGAATGTCGTTAATCAATTCCAGCAAATGCTCGCCGCTACGACTAATGATGCCTACAAATTGCTGATGTTCAGCAGATAAGGAGTTATCACGGTTCATCACTTGGGTAAAACCGAGAATGGCGTTGAGTGGCGATCGCAGTTCGTGGCTCATATGGGCAAGGAATTCAGTTTTGGCGCGATTGGCGGCATCTGCGGCTTCCTTGGCTTTTTGCAGTTCGGCGGACTGGTTTTGCGTTTGCGCTAATAACTCGGCTTGTTGAATGGCAACTCCTAAGTGTGCCCCAATCTGAAGTAACATTCTAATTTCTGCTTCTTTCCAATGGCGGGGTTCCGAATTTTGGTAAGTCGCCAATAGACCCCATAGTTGATTGCCACAGAATATGGGGACAATAATGTATGCTCGTGCCTGAAATTGCTCTAAAAATTCAATGTAACAATCGTCAAATCCTGCCTGGTAGATATCGGGAACGCAGCGGTAATTTGTTGACCCGCGATAACCACCGCCTTGAGTTTTTTGCAAATAAGTATCTATTATTATTGGGTCATTAGTAGGACCCAAGGTTTTGACAGCACAATCGGCGTTGCCAACAGCTACCTTTTTCAGATCGGGTTGATGGGTTTGTTGCTGCACAAGTTTCTTCCAACCCGTTGCTACCGACTCAGAGACAAGCTCTCCACTCCAGTCAGGGTTAAAGCGATAGACAAGGACGCGATCGCACTTGATGGCTTGTCGCAGTTCTTCGGTCGTCGCACTAAAAATTTTGTCAATCTCTAACGTCTGGCGCATCCGTTGGATGGCGAAGGCGATCGCTCTTTCTCGTTCCGCACTTTCTTGCAATGCGGCTTCAGCTAGTTTGCGATCGGTTATATTCCGGGCGACACCAACTAAAACTTGATTGCCAGCGCCATCTTTAAAGGCTACTTTTTTTGTTGATAGGGTATAGTTTTTGGCAAACCCATTAGTGAATGTTTCTTCGTTTTCGTATTCAATGCCTGTAGTAAATACTAGATCGTTATATTTACAGAAAACCTCAGCTTCAGCTTTTGAGAAAAAGTCATAGTCAGATTTGCCAATCAACTCTTCACGGGGATACCCGGTCATCTGACAAAAGGCATTGTTGACGATTGTCCAACGATGTTGTCTGTCTTTAACAAAAATAGGGTCAGGTACTGCGTCGATCACCCGCTCCAAAAAATCTTGGCTTGCCTGTAATGCGGCTTCTGCTTGCTTTTGGTTAGTTATGTCGCTAAAGGTGCAAACGACCCGCTCTACGCTACCATCTTTTGCTATTTGCGGCTCGGCATTCGCTAGCAGCCAGTATCGTTTTAGGTTTTGGATTTTAGATTTTCGATGTTGGATTGGGGATTTTTCCCCAGTTTCTTCATTCTCAGAACGAGCGATTCCTATGACTATATTATGAATGGATTGGCGGTTGGCGATCGCCTGTTGCACTGGTAGCTCTTTTGTTGGGAACGGCGTACCGTCTTCGTGCAGCAACAGCCAATTTGCACCAAACACCTGATGTAGTAATTCCTCTGATTTAAGATTGAGCAGATGAATAGCCGCTTGATTCCAAATCAGAATTTCCGCATTGGCATTGAGCAACAATACACCCACCTGCATCTCGCGGATTAGCATCCGAAAGCGTTTCTCGCTTTCCTCTAAAGCCTGCTCGCGCACTAACTGAGCAGTTAGATGTTTATCAAATAGGGATGTCAACAGCGCTAAACTCAAAATGAATAGGGTAGCCATCCCAATAGCACCAGCTAGCCAGGAGCGAGAGATAGTGGGAGACGGCTCTACGGGCAAGCCGTTGTGGGGAATAAAGTGACTTGCCCACATCCCGGTGTAATGCATCCCGCTGATGGCAATTGCCATGATAAAGGCGCTGCCCAGTTTCTGGGCAATCTGCTCTTTTAAGGATCGATCTCTTAGCCCAAAAGCAAGCCAAAGGGCAGCAAAAGAAGCACTAATGGCGATCGCAACTGAGAGGCTAACTAACCACCAGTCATACTCTATTGTTGCCATTAGTTGCATGGCTGCCATGCCCGTGTAATGCATCCCAGCAATGGCAATTCCCATGCAAACGCCACCGCAGAGTAAAAGTTGTATGGAAACTTCTCGACTCAGAAGGTATAAAGCAATACCCGAAGTAAGCACTCCATACAAGAGCGAAAGCACAGCGCTCGACATATTATAGTGGGCTGGCTGAGGCAGCTTGAAAGCCAACATGGCAATAAAGTGCATTGACCAAATCCCTGTTCCCATTGCGATCGCACCACCCAAGAGCCAAAGCCAGCGCCGCAATCCCACAGCCAGTTGCACTCGCCCCGCTAAGTCTAGAGCTGTGTAAGAGGCTATGAGGGCGATCGCAAAGGAAAGTGCTACCAAGCCTAAATTGTAAGTGCCAGTCATTCCCTATCCATATTTTTTTGTAACTTTGTCTAGTGCTAAAAGTCGCTCGCTGTAAATTTTTTAGGAGATGAAGATACTTGATAATAGTCTCGGCCAACATCCTTTATATTTGCCTGGTTAATGGCTTGCAAGTCTTATAACCCTGCTAATTCAAATTAGGGAAATAAAAGGCAAGTTTTACGGTTTATGGCAAGGATAGGGATGCCGTCTTCGGTGAGAGTAACTTAAAGTTTGGCGTATCCTTTGCATTACTCTGGTAAGCGCCCGCGAGCGCTCCATCATCCACTTTACGGCTAAATTTGTCCGCTGGCGATGGTGATTTCACGGATGATGCAACCAAGGCGTGGCTAACGTCGGAGCCATTGCCAGATTCTGCACTATATTATTACTTTCTCCTGCGGCTGAAGGTTAAATTAACCGAGCTATAACTGCTCCATAGGGAGGCGCTATGGTATAAATTGCCCTCTTGGACTGACACGCGATTTCTTCTATGAATTCTGTTTCCCAAGTGAGGGCTGTGTTCTGATGTTGTTTCTTGTCTTAACACTTCCTGAATGTAAAAAATAACAGTGGTAATGGGGGAGAAGTTTTATGTTTAATTGTGCCTAGTTACTTACAAATCAATATTATAAACTTCCTGTCTTTCCCTGACGTTTGCAAAATTTGTAAAAAGCGCCATCATTGTGGGCATATCAACAGAAACGCGAGGAGTGAGATTGAGTTCATTAACCGCAGCGTTGAAAGAGTAGCCCTGCTTGATGCGATCGCCAATTTTTTCAACTTCAGCCCAAGTTAAATCGCTTTCAACATAGGCTTTAGCTATGGCGATAACCAAGTCTACATCGTCGTTACCTTCTGCTTCGGTCATCATATTGTGACCAATATCTAGAGAGCGGTCAAAACAGTGATACCAACACTGCGGCTGATGCGCGATCGCAGCTTTAAATAAATCTTCATGTTCCTCCTTGCCTACAGCGAGATCCTTGTCGCTGGACACAATAAACATGGGTGCTGCTTCCCTTTTTTTCACCTGTTGGATAATATCTTCCCCCATATCTAAGAAAAGTCGCAATGATGGCATCAGAAAGCCATCGTAGCCAAATGATGTCACCCCTGGTTTTGTCTTCCACTCAAAGTAGATATTAAATATTTGTACGACCAAATCTACTAGCTTGTTGGTGCCACTTAAATAAGGGGCAAACAACAACGCTCGGTTAATTTGTACCGCACGTTCTACTGCCAACCACCCTGCCAGCGTACTTCCACCAGAAAGTCCTCCTACGATCGCGTCTCTTCCCAAAGCTTGAGCCTTTTGCAACCAGTGAATGCCAAATTGTTGATAAACTTCTGGGTTTTCGGGGAGTGGAGGGGGGTTATCTGCATTCCAATTGCCTGCAATACCATGTCCGGGCAATAAAGGAATTAAGACGTTATAGCCTGCTTTAAAAAAGGCTTTTCCTATAGGTACAAATTGTTCTGGGGTAGCAGTAAATCCGTGAAAAAATAGGCAAACCTTGCTTGTTGGCTCTTGGTGAAGGAAAAACTGAGAGCGACATTTTTCATGCATTACTGGCAGCGCATCTTCATATGCTTTGATGTCTCTTATCATTGCTGCTGTAAAGGCAGAATAGTCGAACATTTTTGTCGTCATAACTTTTGTGTTTGTCCGCGCCATATGTTAACTAAGAGCAAAATCCCCAGAGCTAAAGCTAATGCGATCGCCCACCCAGCGATCGCGGGTTGATTGGCTTGACGGACTGCGATCGCTACAAACGCCCAGATAACTACAAGGGGGTAGGCAATGTCAACCCCGTTTCTAACAATCGTGGCTGCGATCGCCGCCGCCACAATCAGCATAATTATTGTCCATACTTGAGGACTAATCCCCCAACCATTCCAACGCCAATAGTACAGCGTACTGGCTATATTAACAATTGTCGCTACGCTAATCCACGCTAAGTAGATACTTAACGGAATATGCACAAACCACTTGTCTTTCCTCGAAACTCTTTCCTTACCAATTCCTAGCCTGAGATAAATCCCAATCAGAGGCAGCAAAATCCCCAGCATTGC
This portion of the Microcoleus sp. FACHB-831 genome encodes:
- a CDS encoding EAL domain-containing protein; the protein is MSDINEHIGTSDRPKSESDSHHFDATQEDILIVDDIPENLRLLSTMLVKQGYNVRKALSGHMALKAVQTVIPDLILLDIMMPSMTGYEVCEKLKSDPKTASIPVIFLSALSESLDKVKAFGVGGADYITKPFQLEEVLLRVQNQLALRAAKIKNKQLNSELERRVQERTRELEVANEDLTREIGERRLLEDKLLKMAFSDALTGLPNRVLFTQRLEEVLNRANKDSTYQFAVLFLDCDRFKIVNDSLGHFVGDELLVALAGRLEATLLEGDTLARMGGDEFAILLNNIENINTATQVAEQILKALSFPFELKRQKVFINASIGITLGNLNYERPEHLLRDADTAMYRAKTLGKGQYRIFDPAMHDAALQVLHLETDLRKAVNQQEFTVHYQPIVALDSGSIVGFEALVRWYHPQRGMVSPVLFIPIAEETGLINPIGNFVLREACHQLRLWHQEKLTDYPLTMSVNISARQFAQPNLIEQIDQILGETQLAPQSLKLEITESAIMDNATSATAILQQLRERQVQLSIDDFGTGYSSLSYLHSFPVDNIKIDRSFVQRLDVNPDNVGLVPAIISIARALGMSAIAEGIETTEQLGQLRTLNCDFGQGYLFSKPLPAKQATDLIASAPQW
- a CDS encoding MHYT domain-containing protein, whose protein sequence is MTGTYNLGLVALSFAIALIASYTALDLAGRVQLAVGLRRWLWLLGGAIAMGTGIWSMHFIAMLAFKLPQPAHYNMSSAVLSLLYGVLTSGIALYLLSREVSIQLLLCGGVCMGIAIAGMHYTGMAAMQLMATIEYDWWLVSLSVAIAISASFAALWLAFGLRDRSLKEQIAQKLGSAFIMAIAISGMHYTGMWASHFIPHNGLPVEPSPTISRSWLAGAIGMATLFILSLALLTSLFDKHLTAQLVREQALEESEKRFRMLIREMQVGVLLLNANAEILIWNQAAIHLLNLKSEELLHQVFGANWLLLHEDGTPFPTKELPVQQAIANRQSIHNIVIGIARSENEETGEKSPIQHRKSKIQNLKRYWLLANAEPQIAKDGSVERVVCTFSDITNQKQAEAALQASQDFLERVIDAVPDPIFVKDRQHRWTIVNNAFCQMTGYPREELIGKSDYDFFSKAEAEVFCKYNDLVFTTGIEYENEETFTNGFAKNYTLSTKKVAFKDGAGNQVLVGVARNITDRKLAEAALQESAERERAIAFAIQRMRQTLEIDKIFSATTEELRQAIKCDRVLVYRFNPDWSGELVSESVATGWKKLVQQQTHQPDLKKVAVGNADCAVKTLGPTNDPIIIDTYLQKTQGGGYRGSTNYRCVPDIYQAGFDDCYIEFLEQFQARAYIIVPIFCGNQLWGLLATYQNSEPRHWKEAEIRMLLQIGAHLGVAIQQAELLAQTQNQSAELQKAKEAADAANRAKTEFLAHMSHELRSPLNAILGFTQVMNRDNSLSAEHQQFVGIISRSGEHLLELINDILEMSKIEAGRITLYENDVDLYHLLDSIEEMLQLKATSKRLTLTFERAPNVPQYIKTDATKLRQILINLLGNAIKFTEKGSVTLRVRGEQGTEGRELVAGEGIMWTPDSQSSLPLISSTEPDFLNRQCLMFEVEDTGCGIDIREFDNLFEAFGQTATGLKSGQGTGLGLPISRKFVELMGGAIAVSSKLGLGTRFVFNILVSAVDGTPIKTSAPISKKIIGLAPDQPTYRILVAEDKPTNRFLLVRLLSSLGFDVREAENGQEALAVWQIWQPHLIWMDMRMPVMDGYESTKQIRASVNGEATVIIALTASAFEDERQLILSAGCDDFMRKPFREEELLAKMSEYVGVRYLYEEEALHTENGRENPEDVTNNADLALQISRMPSQWIEQLYHAAAQGSDMLIFDLIEQIPAENSSLGITLRNLVDSFQFDEVINLAEAFVD
- a CDS encoding carboxylesterase produces the protein MTTKMFDYSAFTAAMIRDIKAYEDALPVMHEKCRSQFFLHQEPTSKVCLFFHGFTATPEQFVPIGKAFFKAGYNVLIPLLPGHGIAGNWNADNPPPLPENPEVYQQFGIHWLQKAQALGRDAIVGGLSGGSTLAGWLAVERAVQINRALLFAPYLSGTNKLVDLVVQIFNIYFEWKTKPGVTSFGYDGFLMPSLRLFLDMGEDIIQQVKKREAAPMFIVSSDKDLAVGKEEHEDLFKAAIAHQPQCWYHCFDRSLDIGHNMMTEAEGNDDVDLVIAIAKAYVESDLTWAEVEKIGDRIKQGYSFNAAVNELNLTPRVSVDMPTMMALFTNFANVRERQEVYNIDL
- a CDS encoding tryptophan-rich sensory protein — translated: MKTDRKSLGSNLLRQWLTLGAIVAAFGVNVYANIAPPNGLTIGDISNKLFGEVQIIPANYAFAIWGIIYLGLIGLGIYQVMPAQRQNPQLERVGYLLVVASLAQIVWVFLFEYQLFGLSVVAMLGILLPLIGIYLRLGIGKERVSRKDKWFVHIPLSIYLAWISVATIVNIASTLYYWRWNGWGISPQVWTIIMLIVAAAIAATIVRNGVDIAYPLVVIWAFVAIAVRQANQPAIAGWAIALALALGILLLVNIWRGQTQKL